A genomic window from Pseudonocardia broussonetiae includes:
- a CDS encoding Clp protease N-terminal domain-containing protein, which translates to MTIRMTNPVSLDELISAINTVHESPLERLTGAVVAADALGDVADHLIGHFVDQARRSGASWTDIGGSLGVTKQAAQKRFVPRESDEGFSRFTLAARSVVVAAQNEARAAENDTITPAHLVLGLLAEPGTGAAAAFAAKGLSADVVRGAATALLPPRAESLPALVPFDAPAKKALELTFREALRLGHEAVGTGHVLLALLEVEDGSGPLSSLGLTKDAVDADPDLDPTP; encoded by the coding sequence ATGACGATCCGCATGACCAACCCCGTCTCCCTCGACGAGCTCATCTCCGCGATCAACACGGTCCACGAGTCGCCGCTGGAGCGGCTCACCGGCGCGGTGGTCGCCGCCGACGCCCTCGGCGACGTCGCCGACCACCTCATCGGCCACTTCGTCGACCAGGCCCGCCGGTCGGGGGCCTCGTGGACCGACATCGGCGGGAGCCTCGGCGTCACCAAGCAGGCCGCCCAGAAGCGGTTCGTGCCCAGGGAGTCCGACGAGGGGTTCAGCCGCTTCACCCTCGCGGCCCGCAGCGTCGTGGTGGCGGCGCAGAACGAGGCGCGGGCGGCCGAGAACGACACGATCACCCCGGCGCACCTGGTGCTCGGCCTGCTCGCCGAGCCGGGCACGGGGGCCGCGGCGGCGTTCGCGGCGAAGGGCCTCAGCGCCGACGTGGTCCGCGGCGCGGCCACGGCGCTGCTGCCGCCGCGCGCGGAGTCGCTGCCCGCGCTCGTCCCGTTCGACGCCCCGGCGAAGAAGGCGCTGGAGCTGACGTTCCGCGAGGCGCTGCGGCTGGGGCACGAGGCCGTCGGCACCGGGCACGTCCTGCTCGCACTGCTCGAGGTGGAGGACGGCAGCGGCCCGCTGTCGTCGCTCGGGCTGACGAAGGACGCCGTGGACGCCGACCCGGACCTCGACCCGACGCCGTAA
- a CDS encoding maleylpyruvate isomerase family mycothiol-dependent enzyme, protein MPLSREALWALVHEERAALADDLAALTPQQWAAPSLCGEWSVEEVVAHLTAAASVGRFRWIRSMVGARFDPALHNRRRLAEHRGATPDETLARFRAAVPSTTAPSGHTPAWLGEVVVHAQDVRRPLGLPRTPSVGSATEVARFFASRDFTVNGRTAVAGLRIEAVDGPFATGEGPLVRGTTLALVMAMAGRTAYLDDLDGPGVVEMRHR, encoded by the coding sequence GTGCCCCTGTCCCGCGAGGCGCTGTGGGCGCTCGTCCACGAGGAGCGTGCGGCCCTGGCCGACGACCTCGCCGCCCTCACCCCGCAGCAGTGGGCCGCCCCGTCGCTGTGCGGGGAGTGGTCGGTGGAGGAGGTCGTCGCGCACCTGACGGCCGCCGCGAGCGTCGGGCGGTTCCGCTGGATCCGCAGCATGGTCGGCGCCCGGTTCGACCCGGCCCTGCACAACCGGCGCCGCCTCGCCGAGCACCGGGGTGCGACGCCCGACGAGACGCTCGCCCGGTTCCGCGCCGCCGTCCCGAGCACGACGGCGCCCTCGGGGCACACGCCCGCGTGGCTCGGGGAGGTCGTCGTGCACGCGCAGGACGTGCGGCGGCCGCTGGGCCTGCCGCGCACGCCGTCGGTCGGGTCGGCCACGGAGGTCGCGCGGTTCTTCGCCTCGCGCGACTTCACCGTGAACGGCCGGACCGCGGTCGCCGGGCTGCGGATCGAGGCCGTCGACGGGCCGTTCGCGACGGGGGAGGGCCCGCTGGTGCGCGGCACGACCCTCGCGCTGGTCATGGCGATGGCGGGGCGCACGGCCTACCTCGACGACCTGGACGGGCCGGGCGTGGTCGAGATGCGGCACCGCTAG
- a CDS encoding class I SAM-dependent methyltransferase — MARRWNHNTHYHRVVLDAVPHGARTALDVGTGNGLLAADLHRAVPDVVGIDLDEGVLASARGEDAAVRWVLGDVLTRPFAPGSFDVVASVATLHHLPDPAAAFRRFAELTAPGGVVAVVGVARASRPVDALVHLAGAVQHAVLARRYGYWEHSAPTVWPPPHTYAEVRDTARAALPGCRWRRLPLWRYAVVWNRPAPRPGRLRSSHQR, encoded by the coding sequence GTGGCCCGCCGCTGGAACCACAACACGCACTACCACCGCGTGGTCCTGGACGCGGTGCCGCACGGTGCCCGCACCGCGCTGGACGTCGGCACCGGGAACGGGCTGCTGGCGGCGGACCTGCACCGCGCCGTCCCCGACGTCGTCGGCATCGACCTCGACGAGGGCGTGCTGGCGTCGGCGCGCGGCGAGGACGCGGCGGTCCGGTGGGTCCTCGGTGACGTCCTCACCCGCCCGTTCGCACCGGGCTCGTTCGACGTCGTGGCCTCGGTCGCGACCCTGCACCACCTTCCCGACCCCGCCGCCGCGTTCCGGCGCTTCGCCGAGCTCACCGCTCCGGGCGGCGTCGTCGCGGTGGTCGGCGTCGCCCGCGCGTCCCGGCCGGTCGACGCGCTGGTGCACCTCGCCGGGGCGGTGCAGCACGCCGTCCTGGCCCGGCGGTACGGCTACTGGGAGCACTCTGCGCCGACGGTCTGGCCCCCGCCGCACACCTACGCCGAGGTCCGCGACACGGCCCGGGCCGCGCTGCCGGGCTGCCGGTGGCGGCGCCTGCCGCTGTGGCGGTACGCGGTCGTCTGGAACCGTCCCGCCCCCCGGCCGGGTCGGCTGCGCTCCTCGCACCAGCGGTGA
- the ychF gene encoding redox-regulated ATPase YchF, translating to MSLTLGIVGLPNVGKSTLFNALTNNDVLAANYPFATIEPNVGVVPLPDPRLGELAKIHNSVKTVPAVVSFVDIAGIVKGASEGAGLGNKFLANIRESDAICQVVRVFDDPDVIHVDDRIDPASDIETISTELILADLQTLEKAIPRLTKEARMQKDRRPVLEAAEAAAEILNGGTTLFAAGVDREPLRELTLLTTKPFLYVFNADEGVLTDDARRKELTELVAPADAVFLDAKVESELLELDEESARELLESIGQTEPGLHALARAGFHTLGLQTYLTAGPKEARAWTIPRGATAPQAAGVIHTDFERGFIKAEIVSYDDLIAAGSMAAAKAAGKVRMEGKDYVMADGDVVEFRFNV from the coding sequence GTGTCTCTCACCCTCGGCATCGTCGGCCTGCCCAACGTCGGGAAGTCGACGCTGTTCAACGCGCTGACCAACAACGACGTGCTCGCCGCGAACTACCCGTTCGCCACGATCGAGCCCAACGTCGGCGTCGTCCCGTTGCCCGATCCGCGCCTCGGTGAGCTCGCGAAGATCCACAACTCGGTCAAGACCGTGCCCGCGGTGGTGTCCTTCGTCGACATCGCCGGCATCGTCAAGGGGGCCTCCGAGGGCGCCGGCCTGGGCAACAAGTTCCTCGCCAACATCCGCGAGTCCGACGCCATCTGCCAGGTCGTGCGCGTGTTCGACGACCCGGACGTCATCCACGTCGACGACCGCATCGACCCCGCCTCCGACATCGAGACGATCTCCACCGAGCTGATCCTCGCCGACCTCCAGACGCTGGAGAAGGCCATCCCGCGCCTCACCAAGGAGGCGCGGATGCAGAAGGACCGGCGCCCGGTGCTGGAGGCCGCGGAGGCCGCCGCCGAGATCCTCAACGGCGGCACCACGCTGTTCGCCGCGGGCGTCGACCGCGAGCCGCTGCGCGAGCTCACCCTGCTCACGACGAAGCCGTTCCTCTACGTCTTCAACGCCGACGAGGGCGTCCTCACCGACGACGCCCGGCGCAAGGAGCTCACCGAGCTCGTCGCCCCGGCCGACGCGGTGTTCCTCGACGCGAAGGTGGAGTCGGAGCTGCTCGAGCTCGACGAGGAGTCGGCCCGCGAGCTGCTGGAGTCGATCGGCCAGACCGAGCCCGGCCTGCACGCCCTGGCCCGCGCCGGCTTCCACACCCTCGGCCTGCAGACCTACCTCACCGCCGGCCCCAAGGAGGCCCGCGCCTGGACGATCCCGCGCGGCGCCACCGCCCCCCAGGCCGCCGGCGTCATCCACACCGACTTCGAGCGCGGCTTCATCAAGGCCGAGATCGTGTCCTACGACGACCTCATCGCCGCCGGCTCGATGGCGGCGGCGAAGGCGGCGGGCAAGGTGCGCATGGAGGGCAAGGACTACGTGATGGCCGACGGCGACGTGGTGGAGTTCCGCTTCAACGTCTGA
- a CDS encoding response regulator transcription factor, translated as MSRILIAEDEPRISAFVEKGLTANGFVTTVVSDGLSAYDHAVSGAFDLLVLDIGLPGMDGFAVLHKLRSDRCTIPVIVLTARDGVRDTVAGLEGGADDYMAKPFRFEELLARVRLRLTTERSAELTVLVHGGLQLDLRTRRALVGGRTVDLSAREFALAETFLRHAGQVLTREQLLSHVWGYDFDPGSNVVDVYVRYLRRKLGAERIATVRGMGYRLDAVE; from the coding sequence GTGAGCCGCATCCTGATCGCCGAGGACGAGCCGCGGATCTCCGCGTTCGTCGAGAAGGGGCTGACGGCCAACGGCTTCGTCACGACGGTGGTGTCCGACGGGCTCTCGGCCTACGACCACGCCGTCTCCGGCGCCTTCGACCTGCTCGTCCTCGACATCGGCCTGCCCGGCATGGACGGCTTCGCGGTCCTGCACAAGCTCCGCTCCGACCGCTGCACGATCCCGGTGATCGTGCTGACGGCGCGCGACGGCGTCCGCGACACCGTCGCCGGGCTGGAGGGCGGCGCCGACGACTACATGGCCAAGCCGTTCCGCTTCGAGGAGCTGCTCGCCCGCGTGCGGCTGCGGCTGACGACCGAGCGCTCCGCCGAGCTGACCGTCCTCGTCCACGGCGGTCTGCAGCTCGACCTGCGCACGCGCCGCGCGCTGGTCGGCGGGCGCACCGTCGACCTGTCGGCGCGGGAGTTCGCGCTGGCCGAGACGTTCCTGCGGCACGCGGGGCAGGTGCTCACGCGCGAGCAGCTGCTGTCGCACGTGTGGGGCTACGACTTCGACCCCGGCTCCAACGTCGTCGACGTCTACGTGCGCTACCTGCGGCGCAAGCTCGGCGCCGAGCGCATCGCCACGGTGCGGGGGATGGGCTACCGGCTCGACGCGGTCGAGTAG
- a CDS encoding sensor histidine kinase: MTAPTTTTDAPPRALPTPAVRALPRVRPPGTARMRIVGWVLALVLLALSVVTFVTWRLLLQDTDARMRAALVNEVEEFAGVVAEGVNPRDGAPFASVGDVLDAAIAYNQARPHEKFLGYVDGAFAYQSRRADDAPAVLQNDPAFTALVADVTAPVQQTYESATGEVLYLAVPIEFADPTGSTGVIVAAYLVDDEREAAHDAARVMLLVGALTALLAAGGAWLVAGRILRPLRDVADTARSITDTDISRRIPLGPGADDGRDELRDLVHTVNAMLDRVETGVDVQRRFVDDAGHELRTPITIVRGHLEVLDAHDPADVASTVDLVDDELERMNRMVSDLLLLARSEQPAFLHPGPTDVGGLTEDVFDKVVTLGEREWVLETAARVDAVVDPQRITQAIVALADNAVRHTRPGDRIAIGSQLAGGELRFWVADSGPGIAEADRARIFERFARGTSTGRRSEGAGLGLSIIRAIAVAHGGQVLLDSVVGRGATFTIAVPAVPPEESP; encoded by the coding sequence ATGACGGCCCCGACGACGACGACTGACGCGCCGCCCCGGGCCCTCCCGACGCCCGCCGTGCGCGCGCTGCCCCGCGTGCGCCCGCCCGGCACCGCGCGGATGCGGATCGTCGGCTGGGTGCTGGCGCTCGTGCTGCTCGCGCTGTCGGTCGTCACGTTCGTGACCTGGCGCCTGCTGCTGCAGGACACCGACGCGCGGATGCGGGCGGCGCTGGTCAACGAGGTGGAGGAGTTCGCGGGCGTCGTGGCCGAGGGCGTCAACCCCCGCGACGGCGCTCCGTTCGCCTCCGTCGGCGACGTGCTCGACGCCGCCATCGCCTACAACCAGGCGCGCCCCCACGAGAAGTTCCTCGGCTACGTCGACGGCGCGTTCGCCTACCAGAGCCGCCGCGCCGACGACGCGCCCGCCGTGCTGCAGAACGACCCGGCGTTCACCGCGCTCGTGGCGGACGTGACGGCGCCGGTGCAGCAGACATACGAGAGCGCGACGGGTGAGGTGCTCTACCTCGCCGTGCCGATCGAGTTCGCCGACCCGACGGGCAGCACCGGCGTGATCGTCGCCGCCTACCTCGTCGACGACGAGCGCGAGGCCGCGCACGACGCCGCGCGCGTGATGCTGCTGGTCGGGGCGCTGACGGCGCTGCTCGCGGCGGGCGGCGCGTGGCTCGTCGCGGGCCGGATCCTGCGCCCGCTGCGCGACGTCGCCGACACGGCGCGCTCCATCACCGACACCGACATCTCGCGCCGCATCCCGCTCGGCCCGGGCGCCGACGACGGCCGCGACGAGCTGCGCGACCTCGTCCACACCGTCAACGCGATGCTCGACCGCGTCGAGACCGGCGTCGACGTCCAGCGCCGCTTCGTCGACGACGCCGGCCACGAGCTGCGCACGCCGATCACGATCGTGCGCGGCCACCTCGAGGTGCTCGACGCCCACGACCCCGCCGACGTCGCCTCCACCGTCGACCTCGTCGACGACGAGCTGGAGCGGATGAACCGCATGGTGTCGGACCTGCTGCTGCTCGCCCGCTCCGAGCAGCCGGCGTTCCTGCACCCCGGGCCGACCGACGTCGGCGGGCTCACCGAGGACGTGTTCGACAAGGTCGTCACGCTGGGGGAGCGGGAGTGGGTGCTGGAGACGGCGGCCCGCGTCGACGCCGTCGTCGACCCGCAGCGGATCACGCAGGCGATCGTCGCCCTCGCCGACAACGCCGTCCGCCACACCCGCCCCGGCGACCGCATCGCGATCGGCTCCCAGCTCGCCGGCGGCGAGCTGCGGTTCTGGGTGGCCGACTCCGGGCCCGGCATCGCCGAGGCCGACCGCGCCCGCATCTTCGAGCGCTTCGCCCGCGGCACGTCGACCGGGCGGCGGTCCGAGGGCGCCGGGCTGGGGCTGTCGATCATCCGCGCCATCGCCGTCGCGCACGGCGGGCAGGTGCTGCTCGACAGCGTCGTCGGCCGGGGTGCCACGTTCACGATCGCCGTGCCGGCGGTCCCACCCGAGGAGAGCCCGTGA